The DNA segment ACCCTCTAGCCGAGGACCCGGCCTGCGCCTATAAGCCAGGGGAGTTTAGCAGGTTGCTCCACGAGCTCGGGGTGGGTGAGGCTAGCGTCTACGAGCTCGTGGAGAAGCTCGGCCACGGCAGGATACTCTAGGGGGGTGGAACCAGAAATATATGTTGCAAACCGGTATAACCCTCCTCAGGAGAAGCCGGGGGCGTGTAAGAGTGTTCTACACTCCTAGGGGGCCTATCGAGAAGAGCGTCATGTCGGATGTTGCCGAGGTCCTCAGAACCCTCTATGAGAGGGGTCTGGTCCAGGCTATGGGGGGCAACGTCTCCGTCCTCCATAACGGCCTCGTCTACATCTCACCAACGAGACTCTTTAGAGGCGGGCTCCGCTGGCTTGACGTGGCCGTGATGACCATGGACGGTAGGGTAGTTAGGGGGAGGCCTAGTAGTGAGTGGAGGATGCACATAGCCATCTACAGGCGGCTGAAGGGTGTCACCGCTGTGGTACACGCACACCCGCCTGCCCTACTAGCCGCGGACGCCGCCGGGCTGAGGCTCGAGGCCAGCCTACTCATGGAGGCTCAAGCAACTGTAGGCTGCATCGCCTCAGTACCGCGTGT comes from the Aeropyrum camini SY1 = JCM 12091 genome and includes:
- a CDS encoding class II aldolase/adducin family protein, encoding MLQTGITLLRRSRGRVRVFYTPRGPIEKSVMSDVAEVLRTLYERGLVQAMGGNVSVLHNGLVYISPTRLFRGGLRWLDVAVMTMDGRVVRGRPSSEWRMHIAIYRRLKGVTAVVHAHPPALLAADAAGLRLEASLLMEAQATVGCIASVPRVKPGTWELADAVATALEASGCRAAVLRNHGVVAVGGSVWEALNMAEAVEDLARISLGIGGRVVGG